The Bicyclus anynana chromosome 4, ilBicAnyn1.1, whole genome shotgun sequence genome window below encodes:
- the LOC112044587 gene encoding U-scoloptoxin(19)-Tl1a-like, whose amino-acid sequence MLRKCVICIVMCVVVCYVEAKEAYSPGERECMKYGGLCVLEGTCREGNLARTQGLCQTEPKRMECCHGLPKTATGCHAQGGECFPGSYRCQRQISADDCIEGETCCLLTH is encoded by the exons ATGTTGAGAAAATGTGTTATTTGTATTGTTATGTGTGTTGTCGTGTGTTATGTGGAGGCGAAAGAAG CGTACTCGCCTGGTGAGAGGGAATGTATGAAATACGGCGGGCTGTGTGTATTAGAGGGAACCTGCCGTGAAGGCAACTTGGCGCGCACGCAGGGACTTTGTCAAACTGAGCCTAAACGCATGGAATGCTGTCACGGAC TTCCGAAGACAGCTACGGGATGTCACGCACAAGGTGGAGAATGTTTTCCTGGATCCTACAGATGCCAGAGACAAATCAGCGCCGATGACTGTATTGAAGGCGAAACATGCTGCCTATTAACGCATTAA